The Achromobacter deleyi genome has a window encoding:
- the hisD gene encoding histidinol dehydrogenase codes for MALINRLDSRDPGFKSALSKLLAFEAAEDESIDRAAASILADVRTRGDAALVEYTQRFDRMPGASAHTLEIPKADWHAALATLPAAQRNALEAAADRVRGYHERQRAETWTYTEADGTMLGQQVTPLDRVGLYVPGGKAAYPSSVLMNAIPAKVAGVQELVMVTPTPDGVRNPIVLAAAAIGGVDRVFAIGGAQAVGALAYGTDTVPAVDKIVGPGNAYVAAAKRRVFGVVGIDMIAGPSEILVICDGKTPADWIAMDLFSQAEHDELAQSILLCPDAAFIAEVEASIARLLPTMPRADILRVSLANRGALIQVQSLEEACQIANDIAPEHLEISTEQPEIWTARIRHAGAIFMGRFSSEALGDYCAGPNHVLPTSRTARFSSPLGVYDFQKRSSLIQVSHAGAQTLGRIAAELALGEGLQAHAASAQYRVDKP; via the coding sequence ATGGCCCTGATCAATCGTCTCGACTCCCGCGATCCCGGATTCAAATCCGCCCTGTCCAAACTGCTGGCCTTCGAGGCCGCCGAGGACGAGTCCATCGACCGCGCCGCCGCCAGCATCCTGGCCGACGTGCGCACCCGCGGCGACGCCGCGCTGGTGGAATACACGCAGCGTTTCGACCGCATGCCCGGCGCATCGGCCCATACGCTGGAGATCCCCAAGGCGGATTGGCATGCGGCCCTGGCCACGCTGCCCGCCGCCCAGCGCAACGCCCTGGAAGCCGCCGCCGACCGCGTGCGCGGCTACCACGAGCGCCAGCGCGCCGAGACCTGGACCTACACGGAAGCCGACGGCACCATGCTGGGCCAGCAGGTGACCCCGCTGGACCGCGTGGGCCTCTATGTGCCCGGCGGCAAGGCCGCCTACCCGTCGTCGGTGCTGATGAACGCCATCCCGGCCAAGGTCGCGGGGGTGCAGGAACTGGTCATGGTCACGCCCACGCCCGACGGCGTGCGCAACCCCATCGTGCTGGCGGCCGCCGCCATCGGCGGCGTGGACCGCGTGTTCGCCATCGGCGGAGCGCAGGCCGTGGGCGCGCTGGCCTATGGCACGGACACCGTGCCCGCCGTGGACAAGATCGTCGGTCCGGGCAACGCCTACGTCGCCGCGGCCAAGCGCCGCGTGTTCGGCGTGGTCGGCATCGACATGATCGCCGGCCCGAGCGAAATCCTGGTCATCTGCGACGGCAAGACGCCGGCCGACTGGATCGCCATGGACCTTTTTTCGCAAGCGGAACACGACGAACTCGCGCAGTCCATCCTGCTCTGCCCGGACGCGGCCTTCATCGCCGAAGTCGAGGCGTCCATCGCCCGCCTCCTGCCCACGATGCCGCGCGCCGACATCCTGCGGGTCAGCCTGGCCAACCGCGGCGCGCTGATCCAGGTCCAGAGCCTGGAAGAAGCCTGCCAGATCGCCAACGACATCGCGCCGGAACACCTGGAGATCTCCACGGAACAGCCCGAGATCTGGACCGCCAGGATCCGCCACGCCGGCGCCATCTTCATGGGACGTTTCAGTTCCGAGGCCCTGGGCGACTACTGCGCCGGACCGAACCACGTGCTGCCCACTTCGCGCACGGCCAGGTTCTCGTCGCCGCTGGGCGTCTATGACTTCCAGAAGCGTTCCAGCCTGATCCAGGTCTCGCATGCGGGCGCCCAGACGCTGGGCCGCATCGCCGCCGAGCTGGCGCTGGGCGAGGGCCTGCAGGCGCACGCCGCCAGCGCCCAGTACCGGGTCGACAAGCCATGA
- the hisC gene encoding histidinol-phosphate transaminase yields the protein MSAVPAASVAGRIAGTVRPDILELAAYPVAHAEGCIKLDAMECPYELPEAVREDIARAVRDTALNRYPSADLSGLQEAVKAAFGVPDAADVLFGNGSDELIHIMVQACCSPGDVVLSPWPSFVYFDMAARFDHARFVGVPLTEDLTLDLPAMLAAIHEHQPKLVFLAAPNNPTGGLWSVEDVDAIVRAAPGLVVLDEAYQPFADYTWMPRVLDAPNVVVMRTVSKIGLAGLRFGYLAGHPGWIAELNKVRPPYNLNVLTQATLLAVLRHKSVLDEQAARLRADRAPLAAALAELPGVRVFPSAANFVLARFSGKLDGNAVHLALKTRKILIRNFSNAHPLLANCLRISVGAPAENAALLSALQEILSA from the coding sequence ATGAGCGCGGTCCCGGCGGCAAGCGTCGCCGGCCGCATCGCGGGCACCGTGCGGCCCGACATCCTCGAACTGGCCGCCTATCCCGTCGCCCATGCCGAAGGCTGCATCAAGCTGGACGCGATGGAATGCCCCTACGAGCTGCCCGAGGCCGTCCGGGAAGATATCGCGCGCGCCGTCCGCGACACCGCGCTGAACCGCTATCCGTCCGCCGACCTGTCCGGGCTGCAAGAGGCCGTCAAGGCGGCCTTCGGCGTGCCGGACGCGGCCGACGTGCTGTTCGGCAACGGCTCGGACGAGCTCATCCACATCATGGTGCAGGCCTGCTGCAGCCCCGGCGACGTGGTGCTGTCGCCCTGGCCCTCGTTCGTCTACTTCGACATGGCGGCCCGCTTCGACCACGCCCGCTTTGTCGGCGTGCCGCTGACCGAGGACCTGACGCTGGATTTGCCGGCCATGCTGGCGGCCATCCACGAGCACCAGCCCAAGCTGGTGTTCCTGGCCGCGCCGAACAACCCCACCGGCGGACTGTGGTCCGTCGAAGACGTGGACGCGATCGTCCGCGCCGCCCCGGGGCTGGTGGTGCTGGACGAGGCCTATCAACCGTTCGCCGACTACACCTGGATGCCGCGGGTGCTCGATGCGCCCAATGTGGTCGTCATGCGCACGGTGTCCAAGATCGGCCTTGCGGGCCTGCGTTTCGGCTACCTGGCCGGCCATCCCGGCTGGATCGCCGAACTGAACAAGGTCCGCCCGCCCTACAACCTGAACGTGCTGACCCAGGCGACGCTCCTGGCCGTGCTGCGCCACAAGTCCGTGCTGGACGAGCAGGCCGCAAGGCTGCGCGCCGACCGCGCGCCGCTGGCGGCCGCCCTGGCCGAACTGCCCGGCGTCAGGGTATTCCCCTCCGCCGCCAACTTCGTACTCGCCCGCTTTTCCGGCAAGCTGGATGGCAACGCCGTGCATCTTGCGCTGAAAACGCGCAAAATATTGATTCGCAACTTCTCCAACGCCCATCCGCTCCTGGCAAACTGCCTGCGCATCTCGGTGGGCGCCCCGGCCGAGAACGCCGCCTTGCTATCCGCCCTGCAAGAGATTTTGAGTGCTTAA
- the hisB gene encoding imidazoleglycerol-phosphate dehydratase HisB, whose protein sequence is MRTAEITRNTNETRIRVAINIDGTGKQTIDTGVPFLDHMLDQIARHGLIDLDIKAEGDLHIDAHHTVEDVGITLGMAIAKAVGTKAGLRRYGHAYVPLDEALSRVVVDFSGRPGLEYHIPFTRSHIGSFDVDLTREFFQGLVNHALITLHIDNLRGFNAHHQAETVFKACGRALRMAMEVDPRMGDVVPSTKGVL, encoded by the coding sequence ATGCGTACCGCAGAAATCACCCGCAACACCAATGAAACCCGCATCCGCGTGGCCATCAACATCGACGGCACCGGCAAGCAGACGATAGACACGGGCGTGCCCTTCCTGGACCACATGCTGGACCAGATCGCGCGCCACGGCCTGATCGACCTGGACATCAAGGCCGAGGGCGACCTGCACATCGATGCGCATCACACGGTGGAAGACGTCGGCATCACGCTCGGCATGGCCATCGCCAAGGCCGTCGGCACCAAGGCCGGCCTGCGCCGCTATGGCCACGCCTACGTGCCACTGGACGAAGCGCTGTCGCGCGTGGTGGTGGACTTCTCGGGCCGCCCCGGCCTGGAATACCACATCCCCTTCACCCGCTCCCACATCGGCAGTTTCGACGTGGACCTGACCCGCGAGTTCTTCCAGGGCCTGGTCAACCACGCGCTCATCACGCTGCACATCGACAATCTGCGCGGCTTCAACGCCCACCATCAGGCGGAAACGGTCTTCAAGGCCTGTGGCCGCGCGCTGCGCATGGCCATGGAAGTCGATCCCCGCATGGGCGACGTCGTGCCCTCCACCAAGGGCGTGCTGTAA
- the hisH gene encoding imidazole glycerol phosphate synthase subunit HisH, with translation MTTIAIVDYGMGNFHSVARALKFAAPDADIRICNQPQDIAAADRVVFPGQGAMADCMRTLNESGLREAVVRAAREKPLLGVCVGEQMLFDASEEGGTSCLGLFPGVVRRFSGPRFADLIPADDEACLADTGAAGQVDTRPERLKVPHMGWNKVRHTRSHPIWDGIPDDSHFYFVHSYYADPADPGLTVGETDYGVAFTCAVAAANIFAVQFHPEKSAEHGLRLYRNFVDWQP, from the coding sequence GTGACCACTATCGCCATCGTCGACTATGGAATGGGTAATTTCCACTCCGTCGCACGCGCCCTGAAATTCGCCGCGCCCGACGCGGATATCCGCATCTGCAACCAGCCCCAAGACATCGCCGCGGCCGACCGCGTGGTGTTTCCGGGCCAGGGAGCGATGGCGGACTGCATGCGCACCCTGAACGAATCCGGCCTGCGCGAAGCCGTCGTCCGCGCCGCGCGCGAAAAGCCCCTGCTGGGCGTATGCGTGGGCGAACAGATGCTGTTCGACGCCAGCGAAGAGGGAGGCACGTCCTGCCTGGGTCTGTTCCCGGGCGTCGTGCGCCGCTTTTCCGGCCCGCGCTTCGCGGACCTGATCCCCGCCGACGACGAAGCCTGCCTGGCCGACACCGGCGCCGCGGGCCAGGTGGATACCCGCCCCGAACGGCTCAAAGTGCCGCACATGGGGTGGAACAAAGTCCGCCATACGCGCTCTCACCCAATCTGGGACGGCATTCCGGACGACTCGCACTTCTATTTCGTCCATAGTTACTACGCCGATCCGGCTGATCCGGGCCTGACTGTTGGTGAAACCGATTATGGAGTCGCCTTTACCTGCGCGGTGGCGGCAGCTAACATTTTCGCGGTGCAGTTTCACCCCGAGAAGAGCGCCGAGCACGGTTTGCGCCTGTATCGCAATTTTGTAGACTGGCAACCGTAG
- the hisA gene encoding 1-(5-phosphoribosyl)-5-[(5-phosphoribosylamino)methylideneamino]imidazole-4-carboxamide isomerase has translation MLLIPAIDLKDGRCVRLRQGDLDDATVFSEDPAAMATRWLDQGARRLHLVDLNGAVAGKPKNEAPIKAILEAVGDDIPVQIGGGIRDLDTIERYLDAGISYVIIGTAAVKNPGFLQDACGAFPGQIIVGLDARDGKIATDGWSKLTRHDVLDLAKKFEDYGCEAIIYTDIGRDGMLSGVNVEATVRLAQHVRIPVYASGGIAGIQDIEALCAVEEEGVEGAILGRSIYEGTLDFQAAQARADELAK, from the coding sequence ATGCTGCTGATCCCCGCCATCGATCTCAAAGACGGGCGCTGCGTGCGCCTGCGCCAGGGTGACCTGGACGATGCAACGGTGTTCTCCGAAGACCCCGCCGCCATGGCCACCCGTTGGCTGGACCAAGGCGCCCGCCGCCTGCATCTGGTCGACCTGAACGGCGCCGTTGCCGGTAAACCGAAGAACGAAGCCCCCATCAAGGCGATCCTGGAAGCCGTCGGCGACGACATCCCCGTCCAGATCGGCGGCGGCATCCGTGACCTCGACACCATCGAACGCTATCTCGACGCCGGCATCTCCTACGTGATCATCGGCACCGCCGCGGTCAAGAACCCGGGCTTCCTGCAAGACGCCTGCGGCGCCTTCCCCGGCCAGATCATCGTCGGCCTGGACGCCCGCGACGGCAAGATCGCCACCGACGGCTGGAGCAAGCTGACCCGCCACGACGTGCTGGACCTGGCCAAGAAGTTCGAAGACTACGGCTGCGAAGCCATCATCTACACCGACATCGGCCGCGACGGCATGCTGTCGGGCGTCAACGTCGAAGCCACGGTCCGCCTGGCCCAGCACGTCCGCATCCCCGTGTACGCCTCGGGCGGCATCGCCGGCATCCAGGACATCGAAGCCCTGTGCGCCGTCGAGGAAGAGGGCGTCGAAGGCGCCATCCTGGGCCGCAGCATCTACGAAGGCACGCTCGACTTCCAGGCAGCGCAGGCCCGCGCCGACGAATTGGCAAAATGA
- the hisF gene encoding imidazole glycerol phosphate synthase subunit HisF yields MTTSSSTPGAGAPTQSALTRRIIPCLDVTAGRVVKGVNFVNLLDAGDPVEIARRYNEQGADELTFLDITATSDGRDLILPIIEQVASQVFIPLTVGGGVRQVSDIQRLLNAGADKISINSAAVANPELVRAASDYHGSQCVVVAIDARRVSAPGEPPRWEVFTHGGRKATGLDAVAWARRMAAYGAGEILLTSMDRDGTKSGFDLELTRTVSDAVPVPVIASGGVGTLQHLADGVTAGRASAVLAASIFHFGQHTVGECKRFMAEQGIAVRLD; encoded by the coding sequence ATGACCACCTCCAGCAGCACCCCCGGGGCCGGCGCGCCCACTCAGAGCGCGCTGACCCGCCGCATCATCCCCTGCCTTGACGTCACGGCTGGCCGCGTCGTCAAGGGCGTGAATTTCGTCAACCTGCTTGATGCCGGCGACCCCGTCGAGATCGCCCGGCGCTACAACGAGCAGGGCGCCGATGAGCTCACGTTCCTGGACATCACCGCCACCAGCGACGGCCGCGACCTGATCCTGCCCATCATCGAGCAGGTGGCATCCCAGGTCTTCATCCCGCTGACGGTGGGCGGCGGCGTGCGCCAGGTGTCCGACATCCAGCGCCTGCTGAACGCCGGCGCCGACAAGATCAGCATCAACAGCGCCGCCGTGGCCAATCCCGAGCTGGTTCGCGCCGCCTCGGACTACCACGGCTCCCAATGCGTGGTGGTGGCCATCGACGCGCGCCGCGTGTCGGCCCCGGGCGAACCTCCGCGCTGGGAAGTCTTCACCCATGGCGGCCGCAAGGCCACCGGGCTGGACGCCGTGGCCTGGGCGCGCCGCATGGCCGCCTACGGCGCAGGCGAGATCCTCCTGACCAGCATGGACCGCGACGGCACCAAGTCCGGTTTCGACCTGGAACTGACCCGCACCGTGTCCGACGCCGTGCCGGTGCCCGTCATCGCCTCTGGCGGCGTGGGCACGCTGCAGCATCTGGCCGACGGCGTCACCGCCGGGCGCGCCAGCGCGGTGCTGGCCGCCAGCATCTTCCATTTTGGCCAGCATACCGTCGGCGAGTGCAAGCGCTTCATGGCCGAACAGGGCATCGCAGTACGATTGGACTGA
- the hisI gene encoding phosphoribosyl-AMP cyclohydrolase has translation MSTEPTWMADVVFDENGLIPAIAQDAENGQIMMVAWMNRESLAETAATGRAVYWSRSRQRLWRKGEESGHVQEVHELRLDCDGDVILLKVHQEGGIACHTGRASCFYRRLEGQTDQASWVTVDPVLKDPELIYK, from the coding sequence ATGAGCACCGAACCTACCTGGATGGCCGACGTCGTCTTCGACGAAAACGGCCTGATCCCCGCCATCGCCCAAGACGCCGAGAACGGCCAGATCATGATGGTGGCCTGGATGAACCGCGAATCGCTGGCCGAAACCGCCGCCACCGGACGCGCGGTCTACTGGTCGCGCTCGCGCCAGCGGCTGTGGCGCAAAGGCGAGGAATCCGGCCACGTCCAGGAAGTGCATGAACTGCGCCTCGATTGCGACGGCGACGTGATCCTGCTGAAAGTCCACCAGGAAGGCGGCATCGCCTGCCATACCGGGCGCGCAAGCTGCTTTTACCGCCGCCTGGAAGGCCAGACCGACCAGGCCTCCTGGGTCACGGTGGACCCTGTGCTCAAAGACCCCGAGCTCATCTACAAATGA
- a CDS encoding phosphoribosyl-ATP diphosphatase, which yields MTDQALSAADILARIADTLETRRPENGGDPKASYSAKLLAKGPDSFLKKIGEEATELVMAAKDGVPDRIVSETADLWFHCLVALTHFNLRPEDVLAELARREGLSGLAEKASRPQD from the coding sequence ATGACCGATCAAGCCCTGAGCGCGGCCGACATCCTGGCCCGCATCGCAGACACCCTGGAAACCCGGCGTCCTGAAAACGGCGGCGATCCCAAGGCATCCTATTCCGCCAAGCTGCTGGCTAAGGGCCCCGACTCCTTCCTGAAGAAGATCGGGGAAGAGGCCACGGAACTGGTGATGGCCGCCAAGGACGGCGTGCCGGACCGCATCGTCAGCGAAACCGCCGATTTGTGGTTTCACTGCCTGGTCGCGCTGACGCATTTCAACCTGCGACCCGAAGACGTGCTGGCCGAACTCGCCCGCCGCGAAGGCCTGTCGGGCCTGGCGGAAAAGGCCAGCCGCCCGCAAGACTGA
- a CDS encoding histidine triad nucleotide-binding protein has product MSDNCLFCKIAAGDIPSKKVFEDEDFVAFHDINPAAPVHLLLIPRRHVISMQDITGEDAGWLGRMMSLAPRLAAENGCRPGPDGGFRIMINSGVEGGQEVPHLHFHIIGGSRPWKGRVAPTA; this is encoded by the coding sequence ATGAGCGACAACTGTCTTTTTTGCAAGATCGCCGCTGGCGACATTCCGTCCAAGAAGGTCTTCGAAGACGAGGACTTTGTTGCATTTCACGATATCAATCCGGCCGCGCCGGTGCATTTACTGCTGATCCCACGACGTCATGTCATATCCATGCAGGATATTACGGGCGAGGACGCAGGTTGGTTGGGTAGAATGATGTCGTTGGCGCCGCGGCTTGCCGCCGAGAACGGTTGCCGTCCGGGCCCTGATGGCGGATTTCGCATCATGATCAATTCTGGCGTCGAAGGCGGCCAGGAAGTCCCGCATCTGCATTTCCACATCATCGGCGGCTCGCGACCCTGGAAAGGACGCGTGGCCCCCACTGCGTAA
- the tatA gene encoding Sec-independent protein translocase subunit TatA has translation MGSFSIWHWLVVLVIVALIFGTKKLRNIGSDLGGAVKGFKEGMKDANGEKAAEPIAQQRVAGETIDVQAKEKTNS, from the coding sequence ATGGGTAGTTTCAGCATTTGGCATTGGTTGGTCGTTCTGGTCATCGTTGCTCTGATTTTCGGCACCAAGAAGCTGCGCAATATCGGCTCGGACCTCGGTGGCGCCGTCAAGGGCTTCAAGGAAGGCATGAAGGACGCCAACGGCGAAAAAGCCGCTGAACCGATTGCGCAGCAGCGCGTCGCCGGCGAGACCATCGACGTGCAGGCCAAGGAAAAAACCAACTCCTGA
- the tatB gene encoding Sec-independent protein translocase protein TatB, producing MFDVSLTELMVIGVVALIVIGPERLPKVARTVGHLLGRAQRYVNDVKSDIQREIELDELRKFKTEMEDAAQGVQQSLNDTQASLQEPVQQFRAELDEVAREASGKPAPVIVGDPSTEPARTIAPPGQNHSLDLDLPAAAPQQPAPAPSAPKADDAAPAAKPVLPSGTPS from the coding sequence ATGTTTGATGTCAGCCTCACTGAACTGATGGTGATCGGCGTCGTCGCCCTGATCGTCATCGGCCCCGAACGCCTGCCCAAGGTAGCCCGCACCGTCGGCCACCTGCTCGGGCGCGCGCAGCGTTACGTCAATGACGTGAAGTCCGATATCCAGCGTGAAATCGAACTCGACGAACTGCGCAAGTTCAAGACCGAAATGGAAGACGCGGCCCAAGGCGTGCAGCAATCGCTGAACGACACGCAGGCCTCATTGCAGGAACCCGTGCAGCAGTTCCGCGCGGAACTTGACGAGGTCGCCCGCGAAGCCAGCGGCAAGCCCGCCCCGGTCATCGTCGGAGACCCCTCCACGGAACCCGCGCGCACGATCGCCCCGCCTGGCCAGAACCACAGTCTGGATCTGGATCTGCCGGCAGCCGCCCCCCAACAACCCGCCCCGGCGCCCAGCGCGCCCAAGGCTGACGACGCCGCGCCTGCCGCCAAGCCCGTCTTGCCCTCTGGAACACCCTCGTGA
- the tatC gene encoding twin-arginine translocase subunit TatC: protein MTQDASQEEGQQETFISHLVELRTRLLRAVGAVVVVFIVLFIYPGASAIYDVLAAPMLASLPEGTRMIATGVITPFMVPVKVTMMAAFIVSLPVVLYQAWAFVAPGLYRHEKRLALPLIVSSTFLFIAGMAFCYFVVFRTVFHFIATFAPQSITPAPDIEAYLSFVMTMFMAFGITFEVPVAVVLLVKMGVVELSKLKAARGYVVVGAFIIAAVVTPPDVVSQFMLAVPLCLLYEVGLICARMVTPKEGASDDAASDSLTERH from the coding sequence GTGACCCAGGACGCATCCCAAGAAGAAGGCCAGCAGGAGACCTTCATCTCCCATCTGGTCGAGTTGCGCACCCGCCTGCTGCGCGCCGTCGGCGCCGTGGTGGTCGTATTCATCGTGCTGTTCATCTATCCCGGCGCCTCCGCCATCTATGACGTGCTGGCCGCGCCCATGCTGGCCTCGCTGCCGGAAGGCACGCGCATGATCGCGACCGGCGTCATCACGCCGTTCATGGTGCCCGTCAAGGTCACGATGATGGCCGCGTTCATCGTGTCGCTGCCCGTGGTGCTGTACCAGGCCTGGGCCTTTGTGGCGCCCGGGCTGTACCGGCACGAAAAGCGGCTGGCGCTGCCGCTGATCGTGTCCAGCACCTTCCTGTTCATCGCGGGCATGGCGTTCTGCTATTTCGTCGTGTTCCGCACGGTGTTCCACTTCATCGCCACGTTCGCGCCGCAGTCCATCACGCCGGCGCCGGACATCGAGGCCTACCTGAGCTTCGTCATGACGATGTTCATGGCCTTCGGCATCACGTTCGAAGTGCCCGTGGCCGTGGTGCTGCTGGTGAAGATGGGCGTGGTCGAGCTGTCCAAGCTGAAGGCCGCGCGCGGCTACGTGGTGGTCGGCGCCTTCATCATCGCCGCCGTGGTCACGCCGCCCGATGTGGTCAGCCAGTTCATGCTGGCGGTGCCGCTGTGCCTGCTCTATGAGGTCGGCCTGATCTGCGCGCGCATGGTCACGCCCAAGGAGGGCGCCTCGGATGACGCGGCCTCCGACTCCCTGACCGAACGCCACTGA
- a CDS encoding helix-turn-helix domain-containing protein: MSLAHRLRTLMRWRGIHSQNQLARISGVPQSCIHRILTRPEHRYSPARGTLVRLAQALDTSVPWLTDGVSPTSAPGGAPWLQDGASGNGDGYCTEICALLRQQTDNTKRTVLTVVRLIIEKQGAA, translated from the coding sequence ATGTCGCTCGCCCACCGGCTGCGCACCCTCATGCGGTGGCGCGGCATCCACAGCCAGAACCAGCTCGCACGCATCTCCGGCGTGCCGCAGTCCTGCATCCATCGCATTCTTACCCGCCCTGAACACCGCTATTCGCCGGCCCGCGGCACCCTGGTGCGCCTGGCGCAAGCGCTGGACACCAGCGTGCCGTGGCTGACCGACGGCGTATCCCCAACTTCCGCCCCCGGCGGGGCGCCCTGGCTCCAGGATGGCGCAAGCGGCAACGGCGACGGCTACTGCACCGAAATCTGCGCGCTGCTGCGCCAACAGACCGACAACACCAAGAGAACGGTCCTGACGGTGGTGCGCCTGATCATCGAAAAACAGGGCGCCGCCTAG
- a CDS encoding trypsin-like peptidase domain-containing protein has product MRRYWLIFAQAVTVCLAILFVVTTLRPDLLRLAGPATAPQAAVAAAGSPAGNNMGAVSYADGVARAAPSVVNVFTTKHVNVPLIPLPDDPVLRQLFGQVPGVSRREASTSLGSGVIVNQDGYVLTNYHVVQAADAIEVALKDGRRDTAKVVGADPDTDLAVLKLATLRSLPAVTLASDRGLRVGDVVLAIGNPFGVGQTTTQGIVSALGRNGLGLNTYENFIQTDAAINPGNSGGALIDAHGNLVGINTAIYSESGGSMGIGFATPIEIARKVMDEIVKTGGVKRGWLGVEPQDVTPELARAFDLARDTTGVIIAGVMRDGPAARGGLRVGDIVQSVNGKRVADTTGLLSEIAQLPPGQRAALGILRSGKSVELAVVVGTRPAKPR; this is encoded by the coding sequence ATGCGCCGATATTGGCTGATATTTGCTCAGGCCGTCACGGTCTGCCTGGCTATTCTATTCGTGGTCACGACCTTGCGGCCCGACCTGCTGCGTCTGGCCGGTCCGGCCACAGCCCCGCAAGCCGCGGTGGCCGCCGCGGGTTCGCCCGCAGGGAACAATATGGGGGCGGTGTCCTACGCGGACGGCGTGGCTCGCGCGGCGCCCTCGGTCGTCAATGTATTCACCACCAAGCACGTGAACGTGCCGCTGATTCCGCTGCCCGATGACCCGGTGCTGCGCCAGCTTTTCGGACAGGTGCCCGGCGTGAGCCGGCGCGAAGCCTCGACCAGCCTGGGTTCCGGGGTGATCGTGAATCAGGACGGCTATGTGCTGACCAATTATCACGTGGTGCAGGCCGCCGACGCGATCGAGGTGGCGCTCAAGGACGGCCGCCGCGACACCGCCAAGGTGGTGGGCGCGGACCCGGACACCGACCTGGCGGTGCTGAAGCTGGCGACGCTGCGGTCGCTGCCCGCCGTGACGCTGGCGTCCGACCGGGGCTTGCGCGTGGGCGATGTGGTGCTGGCCATCGGCAATCCGTTCGGCGTGGGGCAAACCACCACGCAGGGCATCGTGTCGGCGCTCGGCCGCAACGGCCTGGGCCTGAACACCTACGAGAACTTCATCCAGACCGACGCGGCGATCAACCCCGGAAACTCGGGCGGCGCGCTGATCGACGCCCACGGCAACCTGGTGGGCATCAATACCGCCATCTATTCCGAATCAGGGGGATCGATGGGCATCGGCTTCGCCACGCCCATCGAGATCGCGCGCAAGGTCATGGACGAGATCGTCAAGACCGGCGGGGTCAAGCGCGGCTGGCTGGGCGTGGAGCCGCAGGACGTGACGCCGGAACTGGCGCGGGCGTTCGACCTGGCCCGCGACACCACGGGCGTGATCATCGCCGGTGTCATGCGCGACGGCCCGGCCGCGCGAGGCGGCTTGCGCGTGGGCGACATCGTTCAGTCGGTCAATGGCAAGCGGGTGGCGGACACCACAGGTTTGCTGTCGGAAATCGCACAGTTGCCGCCGGGCCAGCGCGCCGCGCTGGGCATATTGCGTTCGGGCAAATCGGTGGAACTGGCGGTGGTGGTGGGCACGCGTCCGGCCAAGCCGCGCTAG
- a CDS encoding Nif3-like dinuclear metal center hexameric protein: MSKVDSHVLASWLDDTLQAARFKDYCPNGMQVEGRSEVGHIITGVTASEALLRTAVERGADAVLVHHGWLWRNEDRRVIGTRRTRMALTLKNDLNLYAYHLPLDAHPTLGNNAQLARVLGLSPARRDDGSPLTCGQDNLIWLGEATGLQTLGQLGERVAQRLGRQPLVVGDPDQPLAQVAWCTGGAQGMLGDAVDAGASAYITGEVSESTVHMARETGVGFIAAGHHATERYGVQALGQAVAEQFGIKVEFVDIDNPA; encoded by the coding sequence ATGAGTAAAGTGGACTCCCACGTCCTGGCCAGCTGGCTGGACGACACCCTGCAAGCGGCCCGCTTCAAGGACTACTGTCCCAACGGGATGCAGGTGGAAGGCCGATCCGAAGTCGGACACATTATCACCGGTGTCACGGCCAGCGAAGCATTGCTGCGCACGGCGGTCGAGCGTGGCGCGGATGCGGTGCTGGTGCATCACGGCTGGCTCTGGCGCAACGAGGACCGCCGCGTCATCGGCACGCGCCGCACCCGCATGGCCCTGACCCTGAAGAACGACCTGAATCTGTACGCCTACCATCTGCCGCTGGACGCGCATCCGACGCTGGGGAACAACGCCCAGCTGGCGCGCGTGCTGGGCTTGTCCCCGGCGCGGCGCGATGATGGCTCGCCACTCACCTGCGGGCAGGACAACCTGATCTGGCTGGGCGAGGCCACCGGCCTGCAAACCCTGGGCCAGCTTGGCGAGCGGGTGGCCCAGCGCCTGGGCCGGCAGCCTCTGGTCGTGGGCGACCCCGACCAGCCGCTGGCGCAGGTCGCCTGGTGCACGGGCGGCGCGCAAGGCATGCTGGGCGACGCTGTCGATGCGGGCGCCAGCGCCTACATCACGGGCGAAGTATCGGAATCCACCGTCCACATGGCGCGCGAGACCGGCGTGGGCTTCATCGCCGCGGGCCACCACGCGACCGAGCGCTACGGTGTCCAGGCGCTAGGCCAGGCCGTGGCCGAGCAGTTCGGCATCAAGGTCGAGTTCGTGGACATCGACAATCCCGCCTGA